In Bacillus pumilus, the sequence ACGAAAAGGGGAGCGCCTCATGAAGAAACATATATTGATTGCAGGTGGCGGTATTGGCGGAATGATCTCAGCGCTCTATTTAAAAAAAGCTGGACATGATGTCACCCTTGTCGAAAAAAATGAACGGCTTGGCGGGAGACTTGCTTTTGTACGTGAGAAAGGATATAAAGTAGATGAAGGTCCGACCATTGTCCTACTTCCTGATATGTTAAAAGGCATTTTACATGAGGTAGGAATTGACGAAACATCTCTTGATCTCTTGCAGCTTGATCCGCTGTACACGATCCAATATCAGGATGGAACCTCCTACACGAAGTACTCTGATTCACTGCGCCAGTTAGATGAAATCAGACGTGTATTTCCAAAGGAAGATCAAGGGTTTCTGAAATTTATGGAAGACATGACGAATCGGTTTCAAGAAGGGCAGCAAGCTTTTCTAGAAAAATCGTTTCATGAAAAACGTACATTTTTTACAAAAGCAAATATAAAGATTTTAATGAAATTAAAAGCGTACCGTACGGTTCAAAGCGCTCTAAAAAAATATTTCTCAGATGAACGCCTGCGAGATGCATACGCACTTCAAACCCTCTATGTCGGAGGAAATCCGTATGAAGCATCTGCTATTTATTCGCTTGTTTCATATAGTGAGCACGCCCACGGAATCTACTATTTAAAAGGCGGATATGCCAGTTTAGTAGATATATTGGAGAGACAACTCATAGTGAAGGGTGTGCATGTAAGACGAAATGAAGAAGTAGCGCAATTGGAGTTTGAGGGGAAACAGGCGGTCAAGGCAAAAGTAAATGATGAAAACATAGCAGCTGATGCCTTTGTAATCAACGGGGATTATCCAGCGGCGTTAAAACAGCTTGGGTTAGATGAGCAAGACCGGCGTAAATACGTTCCATCCTCTGGCTGCGTGATGGTGTATCTCGGTTTAAATAAGGTGTACCATGAAGCACCTGTTCATCAATTTTTTATGGGAGAACACTTTGATCAGCATATGAAAGAGGTCTTTCAAACGAAAACAGTCCCTCAAGACCCGTCATTTTATACATTTAATCCATCCATCATTGATCCATCTCTTGCCCCAGCAGGCTGCAGCGTTTTGTATATGCTCATTCCTGTTCCTTCAGGAGATCACATCAACTGGGAAGAGGAGACAGACTTTGTGGAAAACATGCTGAAACGTCTTGAGAAAAGAGGCTTTCCGCAATTGCGAGAGTCGATTGTATGGAAAAAGGTAAGAACACCAAATGATTCAATGCGAGAAGGATTGTTTGAGGGAGGCAGCTTTGGACTTGCGCCTAATTTGTTTCAATCAGGCGTCTTTCGCCCGCAAGTGAAGGTGGCAGAGACAGACAATCTTTATGCGGTAGGTGCCTCCATCCATCCTGGCGGCGGGGTACCGATCGTCATGCAAAGTGCGAAGCTCATGGCTTCTGTGCTACTAAAAGATTTGAACGACAGAAAGGAAGTGAAGCTAAGTGGTTGATGTGCAAACAGCATTGAAAGTATGTGAGGAGACCATTCAAACCCATTCAAAAACGTTTTATCGCGCCTTTTCTATGCTGCCTAAAAAGAAAAGACAGGCAGTTTGGGCTGTTTATTCCTTTTGCCGGAAAGCGGATGACATTGTAGATGAGTCTCCTTCACCAAAAGAGGAGTTAACATCCTTTCGGGAGGCGTTTGATCGATTCTTACATGGTGAGGTAGACCGGAATGATCCGATGTGGGTGGCGCTAGAGCATACATTTCAAGAATTTCGTATGGATGAAGCCCCGTTCCGTGACCTGCTCCAAGGACAGGAGATGGATTTAGAGCAGCATAGATATGAAACGTTAGATGAACTGCTCATCTATTCCTATCATGTAGCGAGTACAGTTGGACTCATGCTGCTTCCGATTATTGCGCCGCGTAAAAAGGAACAACTAAAAGAAGCAGCCATTTCGTTAGGGATTGGCATGCAGCTCACCAACATCCTTCGTGATATTGGTGAGGATGCAGCTGAAAGAAATCGCATTTATTTGCCTAAGCAAGTGATGGATCAATTTGGGTATACAGAGCAAGAATTGCAAGAAGGTGTGATCAATCAAGCATTCAAGCACGTATGGGAGTACATTGCTTTTGAGGCAGAGGCGTATTACGAGGAATTTTTTGACCATCTTCATGAATTTCCGCTTTATTCACGTATGCCGGTGAAAGCAGCTGCTCACTTTTATAAGGCCATTTTAGATAAAACTAGAGAAAATGAATACCGCGTCTTTACGCAGCGATCATTTCTTTCAAATCAGGAAAAAGCACTTATTTTAGAAGATATTACGTAATGGAAAAAGGACTGCACCCGCAGTCCTTTTAGCGTGTAGACAAAGACAAACCCCCGCATTCTGTGTCAGGTGTGCGCTCCGGTGCTCACGCATGTCAAAATTGCTCCGCTCCGTTACTTGTTAAAGGTTTTCTATCACGCTGAAAAGAAGACAAAGAGCTAAAATAAAGATCATTTTAGCTCTTTGTCAACAATCTGAATGGACTGCACCCACAGTCCTTTTTATGTGGAAGAAAAACGATACTCCGTCCATACCTTTGAACGCCACCGCCTATACATGAAGATGCCTCTTACCCATTCATCCACGATAAAAGAAATCCAAACCCCAATCAGGCCCATCTCAAGCTGAATGCCTAATATATAAGCGATCGGAAGCCCGATCCCCCACATTGAAATCATCGCCATATACACAGGAAACTTCGCGTCACCAGCAGCCCGCAAGGAGTTAATGATGACCATATTAAAAGAACGTCCAGGTTCTAAAATGATCGTCAATAGGAGGAGTAGGCCGGCGATTTGAATGATCTCGCTGTTGCTAGTGAAAAAAGCAAGCAAATGCGTCGATGATAAAGATAAAGCAATGGAAGAAAGAAGGGAGACGGCAATGGCCCAGTATAAACTTTTCATGCACCTGCGATAGGCAGCATCGAATTCTTTCGCCCCAATATGGCGTCCGATTAAAATTTGAGTCCCTTGGCTAATGGCTGCACCAAACAACATAATGAACATCATCAAGTTCTGAGTATATACTTTTGCTGCTAGTGCCTGCGTTCCCATAAATGTAATAAACAGCGTAATGACCATCTGAGAACCGTTATAAGAGAGCTGCTCGCCAGCAGAAGGAATCCCGATTTTTAGCAGCTTTTTTAAATGCGTCCGCTGGATATGAAACATGTTCTTCAGTGAAAACCGTAACCCAATTCGGCGGCGAACAATCAGGATCATCGCTATTAATCCGATGAACCGAGCAAGTGAGGTTGAAAGGGCAACACCCATTACACCTAACACTGGGAAGCCAAACGGACCGAAAATGACGAAATAATTACCGGCAACGTTTAACAAGTTCATTCCGATGGTGACATACATCGTGTCTCTTGTATATCCATAGCTTTTTAAAATAGCACTATAGGTCATAATGAGCGCTTGAATAAAAGAAAGCAGGCCGACAATTTGTAAAAAGACCGTTGCATCTGGCATCAGCTCACTTGATAACCCCACCATGTGTAAGATTGGAACAGCTAACACAAACATGAGGAGACTAATGACAAAGCTAATCAGGAAGTTGGTTCCTAGTGAAACATAGGCGACTTGAGCCGCTTCCTGCTCGCGGCTCGCTCCTAAAAGCTGAGCAATTACAATCGTCGTACCTGTTGTAATGAAGCTGAACATGACAATCAATAAATTTAGCAGCTGGTTGCTTACACCTACTGCGGCAACGCTGTTATCGGAGTATTGGCTCAGCATGAGTGTATCCGCACTTCCCATGAGCATATATAAAGAGATTTCGATAAAAATAGGCCAAGTTAACGCAAATAATGAAGGGTGGGATCTTTCACTTTTGGCTTGAATCTTTTGAAATGACAGTGCTTGAGGTTTCATCACATAGCCCCCTTTCGTATAAATCCGATTTATAGTGTACCTTGCTTCGACTATAATAAGAAGAGATGAAACCGAAACTTATTGGAGAAATCCGACTTCATAAGGGGATGAATATGGATCTATTTATTACATTTACTGTACCGCCGTTTCCGGTTTATATTGCTTCAGGCAAAGGCATATTTCATCAAGGAGAAAGACATATCTCTAGAATCTTCACTGTATTTGATCTTCTCTATGTCACAAAAGGTAAACTATGGATAACAGAGGATGAGGCGGCTCATCACGTAAAAGAAGGAGAATATATCATTCTATCACCCGGCCTGTCTCACGGTGGACATCTGCCATGCGAAGAAGAAACCCATTATGAGTGGCTGCATTTCTCAATTGATCCATTTGAGTTTACGAACCGGCCGAGAGAACACTGGTTTGATATGAAACAAAATCAAGCCACCTTTGAAAAACCCGCAAAATATGAATTTAGCCTGCCACGTCAAGGAAAAGTGAAAGGAAGAAGCGTGTTAGAGAAGCACCTTTCAGCTATGAGGGCGTTGAATGATGACGCGTCTGAACTTCCGTTAAAAAAACAGCTTCAATTTGAGGAGCTGCTCATTCATTTACAAAAAGAAGCATTTCATATTCCAAGTGCAAAGGAGACCGTCGCATCAGAAGTGGTTCACTATCTCGAGCGCCATTTTATGAAAAAATTACAAATGAAGCAGCTGGCAGAGAAGCTTCATTATCATCCTGATTACATCACACGATGCATGCAGACGGTGTATGGACTGACTCCTAACCAGTACATCAATCGTCTCAAAATCGAAAAAGCCAAAAGCCTGCTTGCCTCAACGAATGAAAAAATAGCGGCCATTGCAGAACGTGTAGGTATTGACGACCCTACTTATTTTTCTAAGCTGTTTCGGCAAAATGAAGGCATGCCGCCTATCCAATACCGTCATCTAGCAAGAAGAACGACAAAGTAAAGGAACGTGAAATGATGAAAGGGAGAAAAGAGGAGTTTGTGAGCATACGCCCATTAGACGAAACTGATTTAGAGGTGGTGTGGCATTTGAAATTTAAAGCACCAGACCAGTCCTATCGAAAGTGGAATGCACCTTATTTTCATGAACACGAGATCCCGCTTGCTGCATTTAAGAAACGATACGTACAGGATGACGCCATTCCGCCAAAGCTATATGGCATTGTCATAGGTGGCGAAATGAAGGGCACCGTTTCTTATTATTGGGAGAATGAACGAACACGCTGGCTTGAATGCGGGATTCTTATTTATGACTCACGCTTTTGGAATGGAGGAGTTGGAACAAAGGCGTTAAGTCTATGGATAGATGAGCTATTTTCATACATTAATATCCCGCGAATCGGTCTCACCACCTGGTCTGGTAATGAACGCATGATGCGGTGCGCGGAGAAATGCGGGTTTACCCTTGAGGGAAGACTGCGAAAGGTCCGTTACTACCAAGGAGAGTATTATGATTCTATGCGTTACGGGATGCTGAGAGAGGAATGGCAAAGCCTCCCGCGCCATACCACTGAATAATTATTTTTATTTTTAGGACAAAAGTAGCGTATAATTGAATAAACTAAAAAAGAAGGGTGGCGAATGAGTTGCGCTGGATGACCGGATGGTTTGTGTCGATTATAGTGGCCATTTATCTATTTGTAGATGCGCCTAAACATGGGAAGAATAAATGGCTTTGGGCCATTTTAGGCCTTTTATTCGGGCTCTTTACACTTGGAGTATACCTCATCAAAACAGAAAGAAAAGGATTGGGCTGGACGGTTCTGATCGTGTCCATTATCATCTATTCTATTTTCATTCTAGTCTATGTCTTTTACTTCTTATTGCTGATCATTGGATACTCAAATGCATAATAGAGAGCACGCGTGTACATAAGGGGGTGTTTGAATCTTGAGAATTACGGGTTTATTCGTATCACTTGCTGTTGCCATTTATTTATGGTTTGATGCGCCAAAGCATGGCAAAGACAAATGGCTGTGGGCCATTTTAGGCGTGCTATTTAGTACAATCGTTCTTGGTATTTACTTGATCAAGACAGAAAGGAAGGGACTCGGCTGGACGATTCTCATTTTAACCATCTTGTTTTACCTCATGCTGCTGATCTCTGTTTTGATCGGTATGATTCTTTTTTATCAGAGTCCTTCATGAAGAAGGGCTTTTTTCTTTTACCTTTTGAGCAGGCACACCTGCAATGATCATCTGCTCTTCATGAAAGGAACGATTCACCACTGCATTTGCTCCAATTGAAATATGATTCGCAATATAGATGTTTCCAAACAGCTTAGCACCAGGGCCAATCCATACATGATCTCCGATGGTTGGGACATCATTTTCATGATGGTTTTGACCGATATTCACCCCTTGATGAATATCACAAAATGCCCCGATTTTTGCATGCTTGTTCACAATCAAAAGACCAGTATGATTGATTCTGAGCCCAGGGCCAAAGACGCCAATCGGAATATCAAAGCCAAGCTGCATGCCTTTCTTTTTATGTAAATAGCGGTAAAACCATTTGCGTAATGTGGCTCCGCTATTTGTATAGTATTCATATTTTCGTAAATACCTCTGATATTTCCATATATCATCCCCAAACCACTTTGGTCTTCTGTGCGTGATGGCTAATGCTTTCTTATCCTGTGACAAGTAGTGGTGAAGATCATGCTTCGTTACAATCATCAGATCTCCCTCGATTCCCTTTCGTTTCAGAGAAATTATACCATTAAAACCATTTATATCAATAAAAAATTGTGTTATTGCTTTTTTTCTACATTCATTTCATCCAGCTTTCTGTATAAAATAAGCACTCAGTGACGAGTAGAACAAAAGAACCAGGAAGAATGATTTGTCATTTTTTTCAACATTTTCACGATCAAGCGTTCATCTCCTTACGGCAGTAGATGTTTGTAAAAGATACACGAAAATACCCGTAAAAAAGAAAATATTGCATTCATATGATTTTCGAATCATCTTTTTGAATACAATTGACTTTCATATCGCATATCCTCTAGTCTAGTAAATGAAAATGATAATCTTTATCAATTGGAGGAGTGTTTTATTATGTCCATCAAAACCGTTTCTAAAAATCAGCAGTTTTTAGAGCAGCAAAATCAAAGAGAATCTAATGCAAGGTCTTATCCGAGACGGTTCCCATTAGCCATGCAAAAAGCCGAAGGTATGATCGTGACAGATGCGGATGGCAGAGAGTTTTATGACTGCCTGGCAGGCGCAGGAACACTTGCACTTGGTCACAATCATCCTGTTGTTATAGAAGCTATTGAACGTATGCTTCATGAAAAAAGACCATTGCATACGTTGGACATAACCTCAGAAATTAAAGAAGAATTTGTGAATGAGATTTTTTCTCACTTGCCAGAGGAGTTTGCAAAAAGAGCGAAAATCCAATTTTGTGGACCTACTGGTGGTGATGCGATAGAAGCAGCCATTAAATTAGTCAAGACAGCGACAGGAAATCGTTCGATTCTCTCCTTCCACGGGGCTTATCATGGTGCGACACATGGCACGATGTCATTAAGCGGCAACTTATCTCCAAAGGAAAGAGTGCAAGGTTTAATGCCAGATGTTCATTTCCTGCCTTATCCATATGAATACCGCTGCCCATTTGGGATTGGTGGTAAAGATTCGCACCGCATTTCCAGCTCTTATATTGAGCGTGTATTAAATGACCCTGAAAGCGGCATTCTTCCGCCTGCAGGTATGATCTTTGAAGCCGTGCAAGGCGAGGGCGGCTCAATACCAGCATCCATTGAATGGATGAAAGAAATGAGACGAATCACAAAAGAAAAAAGAATTCCGCTCATTATCGATGAGGTTCAATCAGGCATTGGCAGAACAGGGAAGATGTT encodes:
- a CDS encoding phytoene desaturase family protein, producing the protein MKKHILIAGGGIGGMISALYLKKAGHDVTLVEKNERLGGRLAFVREKGYKVDEGPTIVLLPDMLKGILHEVGIDETSLDLLQLDPLYTIQYQDGTSYTKYSDSLRQLDEIRRVFPKEDQGFLKFMEDMTNRFQEGQQAFLEKSFHEKRTFFTKANIKILMKLKAYRTVQSALKKYFSDERLRDAYALQTLYVGGNPYEASAIYSLVSYSEHAHGIYYLKGGYASLVDILERQLIVKGVHVRRNEEVAQLEFEGKQAVKAKVNDENIAADAFVINGDYPAALKQLGLDEQDRRKYVPSSGCVMVYLGLNKVYHEAPVHQFFMGEHFDQHMKEVFQTKTVPQDPSFYTFNPSIIDPSLAPAGCSVLYMLIPVPSGDHINWEEETDFVENMLKRLEKRGFPQLRESIVWKKVRTPNDSMREGLFEGGSFGLAPNLFQSGVFRPQVKVAETDNLYAVGASIHPGGGVPIVMQSAKLMASVLLKDLNDRKEVKLSG
- a CDS encoding phytoene/squalene synthase family protein; the encoded protein is MVDVQTALKVCEETIQTHSKTFYRAFSMLPKKKRQAVWAVYSFCRKADDIVDESPSPKEELTSFREAFDRFLHGEVDRNDPMWVALEHTFQEFRMDEAPFRDLLQGQEMDLEQHRYETLDELLIYSYHVASTVGLMLLPIIAPRKKEQLKEAAISLGIGMQLTNILRDIGEDAAERNRIYLPKQVMDQFGYTEQELQEGVINQAFKHVWEYIAFEAEAYYEEFFDHLHEFPLYSRMPVKAAAHFYKAILDKTRENEYRVFTQRSFLSNQEKALILEDIT
- a CDS encoding MATE family efflux transporter, which encodes MKPQALSFQKIQAKSERSHPSLFALTWPIFIEISLYMLMGSADTLMLSQYSDNSVAAVGVSNQLLNLLIVMFSFITTGTTIVIAQLLGASREQEAAQVAYVSLGTNFLISFVISLLMFVLAVPILHMVGLSSELMPDATVFLQIVGLLSFIQALIMTYSAILKSYGYTRDTMYVTIGMNLLNVAGNYFVIFGPFGFPVLGVMGVALSTSLARFIGLIAMILIVRRRIGLRFSLKNMFHIQRTHLKKLLKIGIPSAGEQLSYNGSQMVITLFITFMGTQALAAKVYTQNLMMFIMLFGAAISQGTQILIGRHIGAKEFDAAYRRCMKSLYWAIAVSLLSSIALSLSSTHLLAFFTSNSEIIQIAGLLLLLTIILEPGRSFNMVIINSLRAAGDAKFPVYMAMISMWGIGLPIAYILGIQLEMGLIGVWISFIVDEWVRGIFMYRRWRSKVWTEYRFSST
- a CDS encoding AraC family transcriptional regulator, whose protein sequence is MDLFITFTVPPFPVYIASGKGIFHQGERHISRIFTVFDLLYVTKGKLWITEDEAAHHVKEGEYIILSPGLSHGGHLPCEEETHYEWLHFSIDPFEFTNRPREHWFDMKQNQATFEKPAKYEFSLPRQGKVKGRSVLEKHLSAMRALNDDASELPLKKQLQFEELLIHLQKEAFHIPSAKETVASEVVHYLERHFMKKLQMKQLAEKLHYHPDYITRCMQTVYGLTPNQYINRLKIEKAKSLLASTNEKIAAIAERVGIDDPTYFSKLFRQNEGMPPIQYRHLARRTTK
- a CDS encoding GNAT family N-acetyltransferase; this encodes MKGRKEEFVSIRPLDETDLEVVWHLKFKAPDQSYRKWNAPYFHEHEIPLAAFKKRYVQDDAIPPKLYGIVIGGEMKGTVSYYWENERTRWLECGILIYDSRFWNGGVGTKALSLWIDELFSYINIPRIGLTTWSGNERMMRCAEKCGFTLEGRLRKVRYYQGEYYDSMRYGMLREEWQSLPRHTTE
- a CDS encoding serine O-acetyltransferase, which gives rise to MIVTKHDLHHYLSQDKKALAITHRRPKWFGDDIWKYQRYLRKYEYYTNSGATLRKWFYRYLHKKKGMQLGFDIPIGVFGPGLRINHTGLLIVNKHAKIGAFCDIHQGVNIGQNHHENDVPTIGDHVWIGPGAKLFGNIYIANHISIGANAVVNRSFHEEQMIIAGVPAQKVKEKSPSS
- a CDS encoding aspartate aminotransferase family protein — encoded protein: MSIKTVSKNQQFLEQQNQRESNARSYPRRFPLAMQKAEGMIVTDADGREFYDCLAGAGTLALGHNHPVVIEAIERMLHEKRPLHTLDITSEIKEEFVNEIFSHLPEEFAKRAKIQFCGPTGGDAIEAAIKLVKTATGNRSILSFHGAYHGATHGTMSLSGNLSPKERVQGLMPDVHFLPYPYEYRCPFGIGGKDSHRISSSYIERVLNDPESGILPPAGMIFEAVQGEGGSIPASIEWMKEMRRITKEKRIPLIIDEVQSGIGRTGKMFAFEHAGIVPDVIVLSKAIGGSLPLSVVIYDKDLDQWNPGAHIGTFRGNQMAMAAGTATLKFIKESNLLDHVDQLGDRMQAHLKDIQKQVPALGDVRGRGLMIGVEVVNPNEKQDVDGSYPANPELASIIQKNCFDKGLIVETGGRFGSVIRFLPPLIMTEEQLEKVIAIFKEAVYDAIN